Proteins encoded within one genomic window of Bacillus sp. 1NLA3E:
- a CDS encoding metallophosphoesterase family protein, which translates to MKKVTFIHAADLHLDSPMVGLKHLPQSIFTRLQESTFTAFSKIIDAAILHQVDFVILGGDLFDGEDRSIRAQTRFRKQIERLYAQQIPVFIVHGNHDHLEGKWANIQMPQNAYIFPADVAIKTFMTKDKTTVSLYGFSYPRRHVLERRIDDYIKEEGADFHIGILHGHFEGNSDHGRYAPFTLSDLLEKQFDYWALGHIHKRTHLSEDPPVIYPGNIQGRHSKETGEKGCYLVTLTEANTSLEFISSSDVLWEDIEGDATSANSVDDLYRLSRNIISEMRKEGQGILVTIRLKNVSLMETQQELLSSEELLETLQDDEKDEESMFVWPVDLFIEEANQWNREQMIGEADFYSELFQSTDHYENSKNCLSPLYQHSSARKYVTLLSDHEQEQLIKDAESILVQLLKKG; encoded by the coding sequence ATGAAAAAAGTAACTTTTATTCACGCAGCCGACCTTCATTTGGATAGCCCAATGGTGGGATTAAAACATTTACCCCAATCAATCTTTACTCGGCTTCAGGAAAGCACATTTACCGCATTTTCAAAAATTATCGATGCAGCGATTTTGCACCAAGTTGACTTTGTTATTTTAGGAGGGGATCTATTTGATGGGGAGGATCGCAGTATTCGAGCCCAAACCCGCTTTCGTAAGCAAATTGAAAGACTTTACGCTCAGCAAATTCCTGTTTTCATTGTACATGGGAATCATGATCATCTTGAAGGGAAATGGGCAAACATCCAAATGCCGCAAAACGCTTATATTTTCCCGGCTGATGTAGCAATAAAAACATTCATGACAAAAGACAAGACTACAGTATCCTTATATGGATTCAGTTATCCGCGCCGTCATGTTCTAGAAAGAAGAATTGACGATTACATAAAGGAAGAAGGCGCGGATTTTCATATTGGCATTTTACATGGGCATTTTGAAGGAAATAGTGATCATGGTCGATATGCCCCGTTTACTCTATCAGATTTGCTTGAAAAGCAATTTGATTATTGGGCGTTGGGACATATTCATAAGCGTACCCATTTATCCGAAGACCCCCCGGTTATTTACCCAGGAAATATTCAAGGAAGACATAGTAAGGAGACTGGGGAAAAAGGCTGTTATCTTGTCACCTTAACAGAAGCAAATACAAGCCTCGAGTTTATCTCCTCATCTGATGTCCTATGGGAAGATATTGAAGGTGATGCTACATCTGCAAATAGTGTAGACGATCTTTATCGGTTATCAAGAAATATTATCTCAGAGATGCGAAAAGAAGGACAAGGAATCCTAGTAACGATTAGGCTGAAAAATGTTTCCTTGATGGAAACTCAACAAGAACTTTTGTCCAGTGAAGAGTTATTAGAAACTCTACAGGATGATGAAAAAGACGAAGAGTCTATGTTTGTATGGCCAGTTGATTTATTCATAGAAGAGGCAAATCAATGGAATCGGGAACAAATGATTGGAGAAGCAGATTTTTATTCTGAACTATTTCAGTCAACGGATCATTATGAAAATAGTAAGAATTGCTTGTCACCATTATATCAACATTCCTCAGCACGAAA
- a CDS encoding ABC transporter permease, translated as MNSFFIILVHTFLSKLKTKSFLVTSAFTIVIIIALTNMPKVIDFFNKNDQNKIAVIDETGQLFVPLKQHLKEVNKDLKLSEFSGSLTEAEKAVKKGTYKGVLRLSFNEDKLPKATYEAMSITDSSTATELKSYLQQIKVTVAASQINLTPQQLVKLYDPVSFNQVALEKNAKTEQELNQARGLVYFLLFIIYFSVIMYANMIATEVATEKSSRVMEILISSVSPITQMFAKILGIGLLSLTQLLLSLAVGYFSVKQNLDELQGGFFDFFGFGEIPVATIIYAVIFFILGYFLYATLAAFLGSLVSRIEDVQQVITPMTLLVVAGFMMAMFGLGQPEATFVKVTSFIPFFTPMLMFLRVGMLNIPIWEAMLGIGILILTIIVLAIFGARVYKGGVLMYGKSTSFKDIKKALQLSKNK; from the coding sequence ATGAATAGTTTCTTTATTATTTTAGTGCACACTTTTTTATCAAAGCTTAAAACGAAGTCGTTTTTGGTAACTTCTGCTTTTACCATTGTCATTATCATTGCCTTAACAAATATGCCAAAAGTCATCGATTTTTTTAACAAAAATGATCAAAATAAAATTGCTGTCATTGATGAAACAGGTCAACTGTTTGTACCACTTAAACAACATTTGAAAGAAGTAAATAAAGACTTAAAGCTAAGTGAGTTTTCAGGATCGTTAACAGAAGCTGAAAAGGCGGTTAAAAAGGGGACGTACAAGGGAGTATTACGACTCAGTTTTAATGAGGATAAGCTTCCAAAAGCAACCTATGAAGCAATGAGTATTACCGATTCTTCTACAGCCACCGAGCTGAAAAGTTATTTACAACAAATCAAAGTTACAGTTGCAGCATCACAGATTAATTTAACTCCACAGCAACTTGTAAAGCTGTATGACCCAGTATCCTTCAATCAGGTTGCCTTAGAAAAGAACGCAAAGACAGAACAGGAATTAAACCAAGCTAGAGGACTAGTCTACTTTTTACTGTTTATTATTTATTTTTCCGTTATTATGTATGCAAATATGATTGCGACCGAGGTTGCAACGGAAAAATCATCGCGTGTAATGGAGATATTAATTTCTAGTGTTTCTCCTATAACACAGATGTTTGCCAAAATATTGGGTATTGGTTTACTAAGCCTGACCCAACTCCTTTTATCACTAGCAGTAGGATATTTTTCAGTGAAGCAAAACCTAGATGAATTACAAGGTGGGTTCTTTGACTTTTTTGGTTTTGGGGAGATTCCGGTCGCAACTATTATTTATGCCGTAATTTTTTTCATCCTTGGCTATTTCCTATATGCTACTTTGGCAGCATTTTTGGGATCGCTTGTCAGCAGAATTGAGGATGTCCAACAAGTTATTACACCAATGACGTTATTGGTGGTTGCTGGGTTTATGATGGCCATGTTTGGCCTGGGGCAACCAGAGGCAACATTTGTTAAGGTTACCTCGTTTATTCCTTTCTTTACCCCAATGCTGATGTTCCTTCGAGTCGGAATGTTAAATATTCCGATTTGGGAAGCAATGCTGGGGATTGGAATCTTGATTCTCACTATTATCGTGTTAGCGATCTTTGGTGCACGGGTATATAAGGGTGGAGTATTAATGTATGGGAAATCTACCTCTTTTAAAGATATAAAAAAGGCTTTGCAGTTATCGAAAAACAAATAA
- a CDS encoding Cof-type HAD-IIB family hydrolase, whose protein sequence is MIYRLLALNIDGTLLQSNGKLHRSSKEAIAYVMQKGIYVTLVTSRSFPSASRVAKTLKIPSMLVTHRGGYIANAVEKQILAKRIPEEVTYEIVRFLEGLSCQIRILHERFSLINKSKTNHNLLAKTVFSSSGEPALYAHQFVDSISESIVEQHIAPPKIEVFFENKEELEDGKKAISQMFTEVDMTELDPLRLDIVPSGVSKLNGLIYLGEQLGISRKEMVTIGADLDDIPMIEAAGLGVAMGNAPGAVKQAADWITRSQNEQGISYMVKEHFRKQQPIEFLKKMNIIK, encoded by the coding sequence ATGATTTACCGATTGCTTGCTTTAAATATTGATGGGACACTTCTGCAGTCAAATGGAAAACTTCACCGCTCTTCTAAAGAGGCAATAGCGTATGTCATGCAAAAAGGTATATATGTTACCCTCGTGACATCACGGAGTTTCCCATCAGCTAGTAGGGTAGCTAAAACATTAAAAATTCCGTCAATGCTAGTCACACATCGAGGTGGCTATATTGCTAATGCAGTAGAAAAACAGATTCTCGCTAAAAGGATTCCTGAAGAAGTAACCTATGAGATAGTCCGGTTTCTTGAAGGACTCTCATGTCAAATTAGGATTCTTCATGAACGTTTCTCGTTAATTAATAAATCAAAAACAAATCATAATTTATTAGCTAAAACAGTGTTTAGTAGTTCTGGAGAACCTGCACTATATGCTCACCAATTTGTCGACAGTATTAGTGAAAGCATTGTCGAACAACATATTGCTCCTCCGAAAATAGAGGTATTTTTCGAAAACAAAGAAGAACTTGAAGATGGGAAAAAAGCTATATCGCAAATGTTTACTGAGGTAGATATGACCGAGTTAGACCCATTACGGTTGGATATTGTACCGTCTGGAGTTTCAAAGCTGAATGGTCTCATTTATTTAGGAGAACAGCTCGGAATCTCGAGGAAAGAGATGGTGACAATTGGAGCTGACTTGGATGATATTCCAATGATCGAGGCTGCTGGACTAGGAGTGGCGATGGGGAATGCGCCTGGAGCCGTTAAACAAGCAGCAGACTGGATTACCAGGTCCCAAAATGAACAAGGGATTTCGTACATGGTAAAAGAACATTTTCGAAAACAGCAGCCAATTGAGTTTCTCAAAAAAATGAATATTATTAAATAG
- a CDS encoding YlbF family regulator yields MAVNLYDAAYELEKAVRQSDEYARLQKMYQDVYADEAAKKMFESFRTIQLNLQQKQMMGQEISQQEIEQAQRTVELVQQHPKIAGLMEAEQRMSMVIADLNKVIMKPLEELYSTHQ; encoded by the coding sequence ATGGCCGTTAATTTGTATGATGCCGCTTATGAATTAGAGAAGGCAGTTCGTCAGAGTGATGAATATGCACGATTACAAAAAATGTATCAGGATGTTTACGCTGATGAAGCAGCAAAAAAAATGTTTGAAAGTTTTCGTACAATTCAACTAAATTTACAGCAAAAACAGATGATGGGTCAGGAAATTTCTCAACAAGAAATTGAACAGGCTCAAAGAACGGTAGAATTAGTGCAACAACATCCAAAAATTGCTGGATTAATGGAAGCTGAACAGCGGATGAGTATGGTCATTGCAGACCTTAATAAAGTAATTATGAAGCCGTTGGAGGAATTGTACAGCACACATCAATAA
- a CDS encoding YhzD family protein, protein MVAYKLTAFDPNGHKLIDESFNANNEEEAKRQGEQLLKEKDLIDKTHRCTSSAGKLILFHP, encoded by the coding sequence ATGGTAGCTTACAAACTCACCGCTTTTGATCCAAATGGTCATAAACTGATAGATGAATCATTTAATGCAAACAATGAGGAGGAGGCGAAACGACAGGGTGAACAACTTCTTAAAGAAAAGGACCTTATTGATAAAACTCACCGCTGCACCTCTTCAGCTGGAAAGCTAATCCTGTTTCATCCGTAA
- a CDS encoding enoyl-CoA hydratase produces the protein MTGRIIIEPVNVTVNGRVATVELNRPEALNALNKDLIKCLAIKLKEISISDDLDIVVLTGAGPVFSAGGDIKTMLMDIDESDFLSVMETISELVITLYCLPKLTISAITGAAAGLGLSLALATDYILADSSCKIAMNFIKIGLIPDGGAHFFLEKLVGESKAKQIIWKGEKMSANEAQRFGIINEVVENNIHIALEAKVEEWLNEPIQAMIKTKKIFAENNRPELLKVLELEKNAQIKMRETIDHKEGISAFVEKRQPKFIGR, from the coding sequence GTGACGGGAAGGATTATTATTGAGCCGGTTAATGTTACTGTAAATGGCCGAGTTGCGACAGTAGAATTGAATAGGCCAGAAGCTTTAAATGCGTTAAATAAAGATCTTATTAAGTGTCTTGCTATTAAATTGAAGGAAATAAGCATATCGGATGATCTTGATATCGTGGTGTTAACCGGAGCAGGGCCGGTATTCTCTGCTGGTGGGGATATTAAAACAATGCTTATGGATATTGATGAAAGCGATTTCCTTTCGGTGATGGAAACCATTAGTGAATTAGTAATCACTCTTTATTGTTTACCAAAGCTTACTATCAGTGCCATTACGGGTGCAGCAGCTGGTCTGGGTTTGAGTCTTGCACTAGCAACGGATTATATTTTGGCAGATAGCTCATGTAAAATCGCCATGAATTTTATCAAAATTGGACTTATACCTGATGGGGGAGCTCATTTTTTCCTTGAGAAGCTTGTGGGAGAATCAAAAGCAAAGCAGATCATTTGGAAAGGGGAAAAAATGTCTGCTAATGAAGCTCAAAGGTTTGGAATCATTAATGAAGTGGTTGAAAATAATATACATATTGCTTTAGAGGCAAAAGTTGAGGAATGGTTAAACGAGCCGATTCAAGCAATGATTAAGACCAAGAAAATATTTGCTGAAAATAATCGACCTGAGTTGTTGAAGGTACTGGAATTAGAAAAGAATGCTCAGATAAAAATGCGTGAAACCATCGATCATAAGGAAGGAATTTCTGCGTTCGTTGAAAAACGTCAGCCAAAGTTTATTGGCCGATAA
- a CDS encoding transposase — MYIGYLYGIRSERQLEREIRTIVAYRWFLGLKFKDSGIF; from the coding sequence ATGTATATTGGTTATCTTTATGGCATTCGTTCTGAACGTCAATTAGAAAGGGAAATAAGAACAATTGTCGCCTACCGCTGGTTTTTAGGTTTGAAATTCAAGGACTCGGGAATATTTTGA
- a CDS encoding ABC transporter ATP-binding protein: protein MDLHINHVTKRFGDFSAVDNLSLTIPEKEMFGFLGANGAGKTTTFRMILGLLVPNEGNILWGGKPIDYSVSSLIGYLPEERGLYPKLKVREQLIYLARLKGMSKADANKELTYWLERFKIPEYADKKVEELSKGNQQKIQFIAAVIHKPKLLIFDEPFSGLDPVNVELLKNSVLGLKEAGATIVFSSHRMEHVEEMCEHLCILQKGSPVVQGNLKEIKRAFGKKNIIIHADFPMDFLSSSLGVLKYKQTAEGVRLQVEGEEVADRILKEIVGKGFIRKFELEEPSLNDIFIEKVGASYE, encoded by the coding sequence ATGGATTTACATATTAATCATGTAACCAAACGCTTTGGCGATTTTTCAGCAGTAGACAACCTGTCGTTAACCATTCCGGAGAAAGAAATGTTCGGATTTCTTGGAGCAAATGGGGCTGGGAAAACCACTACATTCAGAATGATTTTAGGTTTGCTAGTGCCTAATGAAGGTAATATTCTTTGGGGTGGTAAACCAATCGACTATTCGGTCAGCAGTCTGATTGGGTATTTACCTGAAGAAAGGGGATTGTATCCTAAGCTAAAAGTTCGTGAGCAACTTATTTATTTGGCGAGACTGAAGGGAATGTCAAAGGCTGACGCAAATAAAGAGCTAACCTATTGGCTAGAACGATTTAAAATTCCTGAATATGCTGATAAGAAAGTGGAAGAGCTATCGAAAGGAAATCAACAAAAAATCCAATTCATTGCTGCTGTTATACATAAACCTAAATTATTAATTTTTGATGAGCCATTTAGCGGGTTGGACCCGGTCAATGTTGAACTACTGAAAAATTCAGTACTGGGGTTGAAGGAAGCTGGTGCCACGATTGTCTTCTCCAGTCACCGAATGGAGCATGTAGAGGAAATGTGCGAACATCTATGTATTCTCCAGAAGGGGAGTCCCGTTGTTCAAGGGAATTTAAAAGAAATAAAGCGTGCTTTTGGAAAAAAAAATATCATCATACATGCTGATTTTCCCATGGACTTTTTGTCCTCATCTTTAGGTGTGTTGAAATACAAACAAACGGCTGAAGGTGTTCGGTTGCAAGTGGAAGGGGAAGAGGTCGCAGATCGGATTCTAAAGGAGATTGTTGGAAAAGGATTCATTCGCAAGTTTGAGTTAGAAGAGCCTTCTTTGAATGATATCTTTATTGAGAAAGTGGGTGCTTCTTATGAATAG